Below is a window of Sporosarcina ureae DNA.
AGCAGTCCGGCTTTCTCAAGCTCTTTATTCGGTGAAAGCCTCGTATGAATTGGTTCTAAGCCATGATCCGAAACAATCAACAAGTGATCTTCAGGGTTAAGATTATTTTTGATTCGCCCAATGGCTCGGTCCGCTTCCCCAAATGCCCAGCTAACATATTTCTCTTTTTCAAACACATTCGATAATTCATATCCTGGTTGGGCAGGTTCTCTCAATAAAAAGTTATGCAGTTCAGTATCTACGACTGGATAATAATAAAATAATAAGTCTGGTTGATAGTGATCTTTAATATATAAGCTGACATCCGTCACCCAATTTGCGAAACGTTCGCCTACTTGCTCATATTCTTCTCTTGTAATATCTCCATTTTTGAAAGCGTCTATCTCATCAGCCGCGGGATAAAATCCGAATTCTGATTTAATCTCGTTCGTGAATTGGTCTGGCCCTTTGTAAAGCCCTCCCATTACGGTACCCTGAAATAACTGTAACTTCTCTTTATCTTCAGGATCCCCTTTTAGTTTTATATAAAATCCTGCACTATCGAAGTCTGGTAGGTCTAGCACGACACTGATCCAGTCATTTGCTGATACTTTTTCTCCTATTTCTTTAGGGTCCATTGAAATATAAAGCTCCGTTTTTTCCTCATCTGTTCGCAACACATATAATTGTTGGGATGGTGAGTTTTTTATATCTAATGTAATCACCGCTTCTTCCACTTCTGTTGTCGTGGTTGCAGTTAATTGTTTAACACGTTGATCTTCTATAGATGAAAATTTTAAATTATGAAGTTTCGAATCCGCTAAGGTCCCTCCTGAATACACAGCGTACGTAGCAGCAGAAGCATTTTCAGGATTTGAATCCGGGAAAGAGACCGTCGCTGTTACTTTCCCTTGATTTTTCGCTTCTTTCCATATAGGTGTAACGCCTAACGTTTGTGCAAATCCGCTTTGATCATCTTTTACTGTTTCACCTGACGAGTGGAACTGATTACTCACAATACCGGTCTTGGATGGTGCTGCACCACTTGCCATTGTGGCATGTGATGGCGCGGTTAGTGATGGTGTAACTGTTATGAAATCCGTCGCATAAGCAGCCTCGTTTTGAAATCCCTCTAAATTCACCATGATTCCTTTATCTATATATCTCTGTGCGTCTTGATAACCCAATCCATCAAATGACACAACACTAATTGTGCCGGTTGATTGTGCTGCTTGAACAGACGAAGAGGTAGTAGTAGTCATGCTACATAAAATTATAGTTACAAAAATAAACAGTGGCTTAAACATTTGTCATCCCTCGCTTTGTAGAACTATTCCCTTCCTAAAATCATGTAAACTTGCTAACTAAAAATATGTGCAAAAAGTCTATTAGCATTAATTAATTAGGGCTTTAAATTTAAATTCACGGCAGTTCTTTCGGCTCATTTACTAGTTCATAAACAGAAAAGCCTTGCAAAACTTTCATTTTTTTATTAATGTTGCCTTAAGGAAACATTATTTCCTTAGGGAAACTTTTAACGTTTCCATAATTTCTTTGGAGGTGAAAATTTGAAGCCATTTGTTCTTCCTGCTTTGCCTTATGCAGTAGACGCTCTGGAACCGTATATCGATGCATGTACATTGGAGATTCACCATGGCAAACATCATCAGACGTATGTCAATAACTTGAATGCGGCACTAGAAAATCAAGAAGAGTTGCAATCTCAATCTCTTGAAACCATATTGACTGATCTCAGTCAGGTACCTGAAGAGATACGCACTGCTGTTCAAAACAACGGTGGTGGACATTACTGTCACAGCTTATTCTGGGAATCTATGACGCCAAAAAGCAAAGGTGAACCTTCAGCAGATATTAAGAGAGAAATCGATAAGTATTTTACTACATTTGATAACTTTCAAGATATCTTGTCTAAAGCGGCAATCAGTCGCTTCGGCAGTGGATATGGCTGGTTAGTGCTAAATGACGGAGAGCTAGAAGTCATGAGCACGCCAAACCAAGATACGCCATTGAAGGATGGTAAAACTCCATTACTCGTCATCGATGTTTGGGAACATGCTTATTATTTAGCGTATCAGAACCGCCGCCCCGAATTTGTACAAAATTGGTGGCATACTGTGGACTGGGACGTTGTCAATGAGCGTTTCATCCAAGCTGGTAAAACAGCGGCAAAGTAAATTTTTCTTCTTTCCTTATCTCCAGTTTTATCCTACATTCCAATTTAGGGCTGCTTATCCGCGGAAACGGGTAAGCAGCCCGCCTTTTATTCATTAAAAACACCTCCCGCAATTCTCTTAAGCGGGAGGTGTTTATCAATTTATAGTTACAATGCAAGCTGCTTTACTCTATTTCTTTCAAGCCACGTCAAGCTTTTATCAAACAATTCATTTTCAAAAGAATAGCTTGAAAATGTATGATCAGCCTGTTCAATATATTGTTCTATTACACGCTCTCCGTTCAAGCGCTTATTGAGTGAGTTGACGTATCGTCTCGTATGTTCTTTTGATATTTGTTCATCTTCTTTTGCATGAACAATATGCACAGGTCCCATAAATGAACGAATCGCTTCGATAGGTTGATGTCTTTTCAAATCTTTAAGGAAAGTTTGGCTGATCATAAATCCGTGATAGTCATGACTGCCTTGCCTTGAAATTTCATGAACTGCTTTCGGTCCAAGAATTCCCGTTATATCTTCGTATGGTGTACCTACCGGTGACCAGAGAATCAGTTGTTTAATCCGTGAATCACTCGCTGCCGTCAGCGACGCAACTGCCCCTCCCATACTGTGCCCTACTAATGAAATTTGTTGTTTATCTATACCGCGAATCGAACTTAAATAATCTACGACATCCTGTACTTCTTTTAATTGATTGGTCAATGTTACATCTGCATAATCTCCGTCACTTTCGCCACACCCGCTAAAGTCAAAGCGGAATACCCCATATCCACGCTCAATGAAATAACGGGCGGCTTTAACAAATAGACGATGTTCCCCTACTTTACTACCTACAAACCCATGGATAAATATAAGCAACGGTATAGCTTCTTCTCTATATTCAGGCAGATGCAACGCACCCGACAAATTGTTTTCCCCAGAACGAATCGTAATATTCTTTTGCATTTCTTCCACACTCCAGTCAAAATATATTATTCCAACATGTTTAATAGGTATTATACAATTAAGATACCTATTAGTCAAATCAATCCATTGGAAACTCTCATTCTTACACAGAAAGAGACTCCCCTAGTAGGAAGTCTCTATAGTATATTAAAATGAGTAATTAGTGAGTGGATGGGGATTTCCGTTTTAGAGCAAACACATCTGCCTGGAACGCAGATCAACGGAGCCTTAACATTCACTTACTTCACAATCCCAAGCGTATTCAAGAACACCACAATAATCGTCAACGGCACTATCCACTTCATCAAAAAGTGCCAGAGCGGATAAAGACCTTTAGACTGCGTATGGTACTGTGTAAACTCATCACGGACCAACAACTGGTCCATCTTGCGAACAATAAATAACGCAATCAACAAACAACCTGCCGGAAGTAAAATATTACTGACCAAATAATCTGTCGCATCAAAAATACTCTTATCAAATATCAGGAAACCTGACAATGTACTGGACGATAAGGCAGAAGGAATAGCTGCGATGAATACAACTGCACCAATCAACCATGTCACGGATTTACGCGACCGCTTGCCACTCGCCGTCATCGCCGCCACAATAATCTCATACAAACTAAATGATGACGTCAATGTAGCAAAAAGGAATAAAATTAAAAACAATGCTAAAAATACTTGACCGAGCGGTAACTGAGAGAACACTGCTGGCAACACCATAAACAATAATTCAGGTCCTGCAGCTGGTTCTTGACCAAATGCAAATACTGCTGGAAAAATGGCCAGACCCGCAAGCAAAGAAACAAATAAATTCATGCCGACAACAGAAGTTGCAGATGAAGTCAGGCTAACGTCTTTTTTCAAATAGGAACTATACGTTACCATACATGAAAATCCTACTGCCAATGAGAAGAAGGACTGTCCAAGTGCATACAATACAGAATCTCTAGTAATACCGGAGAAGTCAGGCTTTAGGAAGAAAGAAACACCTTCCATTGCACCCGGCAACGTCAACGATCGAATAACTAAAATAATAAAAAATACAAATAATAAAGGCATCATATACTTGTTCGCTTTTTCAATACCGTTTTGTACGCCTGAAGATACGACCAATATATTAATAATCGTAAAGAGAAGCAAGCCAATCAAAGTCGTTAGTGGTGAACCGACGATCGAGCCAAATTGTTCTGAGTAGGAAGCACCTTCACTAATAATTTTACCACCAATAGATAATCCGCTATACACGAACACCCAACCACCGACTACACTATAGAAGGATAATAAAAGAAAACACCCTGCCACACCGAGCTTACCTATCCAGGACCACGCACCAGTCGGCGCTAGTTTTTTATACGCACTAATTGCTTCTTTACCCGAACCGCGTCCAATAATGAATTCAGAGATCAACATAGGTAAACCGATCAAAATTGTAAACACGACGAATAACAGGAAGAATGCTCCGCCACCACTCATACCTGTAACATAGGGGAACTTCCAAATTGCCCCTAGGCCAATTGCTGCACCTGCTGAAGACATAATAAACCCAAGCTTAGAAGACCATTGTTCTTTTCGTTGTTCCATATTCTCCCCCATTTCCTTTACTTCTGCATATAACAGTTATACTGTACTGCATCATTAGAAACAAGAGTAGATTTATATAGTTGATAGTTATACACAATAAAAATAGACATACCCGAATCGAAATGACCGCTTCGGATATGCCTTTTTTTATTGAAAATCTTCCTGCTCATTTATTTAACTCATACTTTTATTTTGCTGGGCTCTCGCTTCTCCGCCCTTACGCCCAATTTTTTCATAGAAATTTTTATCGTGTTTCTCTGAAGTTGCTTTTCCACCTTTACGTCCAATTTCTTTGTAAAACTCACTACTATGTTTCTGGGCTGTGGCTTCCCCGCCTTTACGTCCAATCTGTTCATAGAATTCTTTATCGTGTTTTTTAGAGGTTGCTTGACCTCCTTTACGTCCTGCCTCTTCCAAAGACATTTTCTTTTCTTGATCGGTGTTATGTTGGTTAGCCATATATAGTATTCCTCCTAGTATTCGTTTTACGAACCGTAATGCTTAATGCATATATTCCCAATCCGCTACGTACTAAACACTAGACGACTAAATAAGCCTTTTTTCGATAGAAAGGCTTATGGAATGGAATTCATCATTTTTTAAGGTTATCGACTAAATTGATCTTCAACTATGCGTATAACTTTTCAATTTTGATCCAACTTACTTAAGAAGGTATCAACAGAAGGGAGAATCAGATATGGGAAGAGATGAACACAAAAAAGGAAGTAATTCTGCCGGTTCATTACCACAAACGCCAAAGAACCAGACGATCACCCCGAAAGACATGAAAGAAGAAATGTCAAAAGAACTTGCTGAATTACGTAAAGCTCCTACTCAACAGAAAAAACGTAAATGATAACAGCAAAAAGACCGGGGAAATTTCCCCGGTCTTTTTCATTTTCGAAGAGGAGCTTGTTCATCGATGATCTGCTCCAAACATTCGTCCCACTCTTCCGTTAATGTATTCCACACCCTAGTAAAGTACTTCTTTTCCGAACGATCATAAAGATAAAATTCTATACAAGGGATCAATTGACTATCTAAAATTTGTGGTATCTCTATCTTATCAATAACCTTCTGAAGCGTGCCCTCGGCTGTTTCAGCATCGGCCGCGAGAAGTGCTATGCGCAACTGATCATCAGTTAACGCTTGCGCTTTGCTTGAATACTTCTTCGCTAATCGAAATTCTTTAACTTTTGCTGTAAAGATCTTTTCAGGTTGCTGACATAAAATCGAATTATGATACGCACTATAGTAAAACTTGTTTTCTTCCTTTTTAGGTGGATGTTCGTAAACACCTGCTTGCAATTGTTTTACACCGATACTCGTCAGCTCAACATTTTCTTTTCGCCATTCGATCATCCGGGAAGCTTCCATTTTGCTAAATAAATTCTCGACGAATAGCGGCTCGACCGCAAGAAATTCTGCGATTTTCTTTGATTCAGACACTTCTAGTCGTTGAATCGTCAGCAATATCATTTTCATTAATATATCCATAGTTGTACGTTTACTCGTTGTGTAGGGTATATTGATGAGCTCAACCGGCAATCCCCAGCTGTCTGATTGTTGTATTTGGATATCGGGCTGTCGTTGCAATTCTTGCTGCAACTTTTTTCGAATCGAATCCATCTACTCACCCTCCTTGCATCTATTCTATTTTACGCAATCCACCTTGACGTTCTACTACTTCCCTCAACTGTTTATACATATCTCGCGTCGTGGAATTCTTTGTTCTGACGGTGAACATCTCGGAACTACCGACAATAATCAGCAACTCTCGCGCTCGCGATAATGCCACATTCAATCGTCGATAGTCTTTGGCGAATCCAATATCTCCACTTTTTTCTCCATGATTTCTGACGAAGCTCAATATAATAATGTCCATTTCCATACCTTGAAATTTATCTACCGAACCGGTGCGACAATGCAATTGTTTCGGACGAATCTCTTGCTGAATAAGTCGGTCAATCCGCTTCACTTGTTCTCCATAAAAACTAATTACACCTACACTTTTCTTTTCATCAGGTTTCATCAAGCCATCTTTTTTAGCATTTTCCGTAGCCTGTTCAATATCGAGCAATGTATCTTGAATGATAGTGAGTTCCGCTTCATTGAAACGACTTGTTCCGCCTTTGACTTGCGCTTCGAAAAATGACGGTGTATTAGGTGTATCCAACCATAGTAAATGATCTTTTCTTGTGATGTTATTGCTGTCTAGAAGGTGATCTCGTAATTCATCTGAGTTGGGAAGTCCACATTGTAATTGATAGTTACCTTCTTTATAGAACGGTGCGATTGTAGCCATAATCTTTTCATGCATACGATACTGAATACTGAGCATCGTTTTATTTTGTTTTGGCAACGTTCGGAATAGGCGTTCAAATAATGATTCATTGAGTAACTTTTTCATTTCTCGTTGCACTTCTGGATCTTTTTGCTGATCCACTAGTTCATCCATCGTTTCTTGCCCTACTAGTGGCGGCAACTGGTGATGGTCGCCTACCAAAATAACTTTCTTACCTTTTAACATCGGCAATAGTAATTCTGGCGGTGTTGCTTTTGATACTTCATCAATAATGACTACATCGAAGACCGGGTATTCATCCATAAACTTCTTGGAAGCCGATGCGACACATGTGGTACCAATTACATTTGCATGATCGATATAAAGCTTACGGATTTCATCTAGATCATAGTCATTGGCCTCTTGTAGTAATTCTTCCCACTGCTCTTGCAATTCCTGAAGGATGGGTAGTTGTTGTTGTTCTTTCGCTACTTCTGCTTGCTGCGGTTCGGCTTGCGTTAGCACTTTTTCTACATTTTCAAGTTGCTCTTTTATATCCGGTTTTAATTGAACCGCAAGCTCTTCTATCTCCTGCTGTCGTTGATGTTGTTCATCTGTCAATTGCTGTGTTTTTCGCTCTACTACTAGGACTTCTTCCATTTCTGCTTCTAACTTTTGTTTTGCTTGGGAACATTTTAGTTCTGATGTAGTGATAGTTGCAGTTAATTGTGTTACTTTTTTTATTTGTTGCCTGCATTCAACTATCATCGTCTCCAACTGATTAATTTCCTCTGTCAATTGACTTTCTTCCCACTGCTTTTCAGGCAGCTCATTTTTTTGCAACCATTCTTTGATTCGTCCTTCTACTTCTGTTTGCTTAGAATGTAGTGCTTGTTTATGTTCGTCTTTTCGCTGTATCTCCAGTTGTGTTTTTTGAAGTTCATGCTGCAAAAACCGTAGAATTTCATGCTTCACCTCTGCAAAAACTTCCTTTACGGAGTGGACTTTCTGTTGCTGAAGTTCTATTCCTTTTGCCCGAACAATTTCTTCTTTACCGTAAAACAGTGACATGCCTTGTGCAATCTTTTGCAGTACTTCTGTTTTAGCAGATGAAATTTCTTTATTTTGTAGCACCTTTTTCGTCGTAGGATTGATTAAAAACTTACCTAAACGATCAATCATGTCATGCATTTCCTGAATGGTTTTGAAGTTTTCGGTTGACCGCTTATCAATAGTCTCTACTGGGTAACGATGCGTTTGTAAAAGAGACTGTGTTTTATTGATAGCTGTCTGAAAACGCTCATGAAGTTCTTTCCATTCTTGAAATTCATAGGAATACTCTCCACTTTCGATCGATTTGATAATTTTCTGTAAGTCGTTATTTCGTAACGTAATATGAATAGGTAAATCAATATGATTTACAGATAGTACCGTTTGAATATCTTTCATTTTCGTTTGTGACAGCACTTCACTATAAGTTTCTTCTAGCATTTGTTTCCTACTAGGTAGTTCTTGTTTCTCTTCCTTACTTTTTTGTATGGCTTCAGTATTATTTTGTAATTCGGACTGCAATTTGATATATGTTTGTGCTTGTATTAGTAGTTGCTGTTGATTAGACCATTTTTCTACTTGAGCTAATAATTCCACTTTACTTGGCTCAGATTGCAATTGTTCTCGCAATAGTTGTATTTCTTCTGTACGTCGTGCTAGATCACTTTCTATTTGTTCGACTATCTGTTGTTTTTGAGATAGCCGACGAATGGCTTGATCGAGCAGTGATTTTCGAGAGAAGTATT
It encodes the following:
- a CDS encoding alkaline phosphatase family protein yields the protein MTTTTSSSVQAAQSTGTISVVSFDGLGYQDAQRYIDKGIMVNLEGFQNEAAYATDFITVTPSLTAPSHATMASGAAPSKTGIVSNQFHSSGETVKDDQSGFAQTLGVTPIWKEAKNQGKVTATVSFPDSNPENASAATYAVYSGGTLADSKLHNLKFSSIEDQRVKQLTATTTTEVEEAVITLDIKNSPSQQLYVLRTDEEKTELYISMDPKEIGEKVSANDWISVVLDLPDFDSAGFYIKLKGDPEDKEKLQLFQGTVMGGLYKGPDQFTNEIKSEFGFYPAADEIDAFKNGDITREEYEQVGERFANWVTDVSLYIKDHYQPDLLFYYYPVVDTELHNFLLREPAQPGYELSNVFEKEKYVSWAFGEADRAIGRIKNNLNPEDHLLIVSDHGLEPIHTRLSPNKELEKAGLLVKDEKGNVDTSKTKAYAEASGTIAHVYVNLKGREKKGIVKEEEYERVKNDIVSVFTGKTVFSTLSQDPEKVAHPILRWLTGKADLAYTYPAPSVLSKQKEIETSPYEAVWTEEQEEYVTFNNDNSGDVFLSAAPGYLMGKDAKIAVEPTQELGSHGGNPERMPLRPILFATGPKITSGEISERITMTDIAPSLYKLLDLEAPEFVDGQAIW
- a CDS encoding superoxide dismutase, yielding MKPFVLPALPYAVDALEPYIDACTLEIHHGKHHQTYVNNLNAALENQEELQSQSLETILTDLSQVPEEIRTAVQNNGGGHYCHSLFWESMTPKSKGEPSADIKREIDKYFTTFDNFQDILSKAAISRFGSGYGWLVLNDGELEVMSTPNQDTPLKDGKTPLLVIDVWEHAYYLAYQNRRPEFVQNWWHTVDWDVVNERFIQAGKTAAK
- a CDS encoding alpha/beta hydrolase — protein: MQKNITIRSGENNLSGALHLPEYREEAIPLLIFIHGFVGSKVGEHRLFVKAARYFIERGYGVFRFDFSGCGESDGDYADVTLTNQLKEVQDVVDYLSSIRGIDKQQISLVGHSMGGAVASLTAASDSRIKQLILWSPVGTPYEDITGILGPKAVHEISRQGSHDYHGFMISQTFLKDLKRHQPIEAIRSFMGPVHIVHAKEDEQISKEHTRRYVNSLNKRLNGERVIEQYIEQADHTFSSYSFENELFDKSLTWLERNRVKQLAL
- a CDS encoding sodium-dependent transporter, which translates into the protein MEQRKEQWSSKLGFIMSSAGAAIGLGAIWKFPYVTGMSGGGAFFLLFVVFTILIGLPMLISEFIIGRGSGKEAISAYKKLAPTGAWSWIGKLGVAGCFLLLSFYSVVGGWVFVYSGLSIGGKIISEGASYSEQFGSIVGSPLTTLIGLLLFTIINILVVSSGVQNGIEKANKYMMPLLFVFFIILVIRSLTLPGAMEGVSFFLKPDFSGITRDSVLYALGQSFFSLAVGFSCMVTYSSYLKKDVSLTSSATSVVGMNLFVSLLAGLAIFPAVFAFGQEPAAGPELLFMVLPAVFSQLPLGQVFLALFLILFLFATLTSSFSLYEIIVAAMTASGKRSRKSVTWLIGAVVFIAAIPSALSSSTLSGFLIFDKSIFDATDYLVSNILLPAGCLLIALFIVRKMDQLLVRDEFTQYHTQSKGLYPLWHFLMKWIVPLTIIVVFLNTLGIVK
- a CDS encoding KGG domain-containing protein — its product is MANQHNTDQEKKMSLEEAGRKGGQATSKKHDKEFYEQIGRKGGEATAQKHSSEFYKEIGRKGGKATSEKHDKNFYEKIGRKGGEARAQQNKSMS
- a CDS encoding DEAD/DEAH box helicase; its protein translation is MSPVQNIEMIPCSLEITKNARKGLEQWFLSEEAFVSSESTFDIHIEKKPENRMGNQSYALFFDPKTNKRFAKEVQQRVAVMECVLKPDGLLATGFHVRGAREPVQTNRRLHTAIKFRLNRSGVAIPIEFYTKLRQLPVAEERSEYVKKRIESWEGYLQIAEKNADVEDINCTFTQASFTSDFTKLRLQCNDLQTKNWKQLRGFSVKMNELSTDIGQVVDAQKGQKIIVVELNQRFQKKARSEQWLPTRNKSIVLTNFAELSQIRRLRKGFKDLQDGLAANANLERVLFEERPVVQITNKQPQLEFHNNLNEFQQEAVSGAMKAHDLFVIQGPPGTGKTTVISEICYQNVKAGLRTLVASQSNLAVDNALGRLLTDPATRILRYGRSESIEEEGKRFMEENVALHWRNETIETVQATRAVYRTKDIELQKRADQLSELIIQNTELKLSLTEQLKVQSIVQEKLKKLKSEYFSRKSLLDQAIRRLSQKQQIVEQIESDLARRTEEIQLLREQLQSEPSKVELLAQVEKWSNQQQLLIQAQTYIKLQSELQNNTEAIQKSKEEKQELPSRKQMLEETYSEVLSQTKMKDIQTVLSVNHIDLPIHITLRNNDLQKIIKSIESGEYSYEFQEWKELHERFQTAINKTQSLLQTHRYPVETIDKRSTENFKTIQEMHDMIDRLGKFLINPTTKKVLQNKEISSAKTEVLQKIAQGMSLFYGKEEIVRAKGIELQQQKVHSVKEVFAEVKHEILRFLQHELQKTQLEIQRKDEHKQALHSKQTEVEGRIKEWLQKNELPEKQWEESQLTEEINQLETMIVECRQQIKKVTQLTATITTSELKCSQAKQKLEAEMEEVLVVERKTQQLTDEQHQRQQEIEELAVQLKPDIKEQLENVEKVLTQAEPQQAEVAKEQQQLPILQELQEQWEELLQEANDYDLDEIRKLYIDHANVIGTTCVASASKKFMDEYPVFDVVIIDEVSKATPPELLLPMLKGKKVILVGDHHQLPPLVGQETMDELVDQQKDPEVQREMKKLLNESLFERLFRTLPKQNKTMLSIQYRMHEKIMATIAPFYKEGNYQLQCGLPNSDELRDHLLDSNNITRKDHLLWLDTPNTPSFFEAQVKGGTSRFNEAELTIIQDTLLDIEQATENAKKDGLMKPDEKKSVGVISFYGEQVKRIDRLIQQEIRPKQLHCRTGSVDKFQGMEMDIIILSFVRNHGEKSGDIGFAKDYRRLNVALSRARELLIIVGSSEMFTVRTKNSTTRDMYKQLREVVERQGGLRKIE